One Lactobacillus sp. CBA3606 DNA segment encodes these proteins:
- a CDS encoding HD domain-containing protein, with the protein MAAKLFGIMMINVQSIELSIVNLRTLRQIERVRSDVSLGEDIYDQHTIDYDSVEQAAQALTGFIQIMHDYGVSDFHLWGSWSLSSANNADYIQDQLLVRTGLKIDWLSSSQETYLRSAAVAVHFPKFKQMSQAPTYLLGINSGSVGISHYDQGAFVFSRSLRLGPVRIAEVLEDLQSSVPNYVEVLDDYISSQIDDFGRFLPATRQQPSNVVMLGVPPFSNLFRQEQNKAGVKELSKADFQALYQDAINASDQYLMDKYEVDEADVRLIIPELLLINELLQLTAAKTIWFGNVTALDGLIIQEAVKLGYKKYNFNDQIVTAAKNLASRYNVEPKHRDLVTKFSLHLFDQLKPLHHLGKRERLLLQVAAIVHDIGSYIDPHQHYMHSDYVLRATELTGLTNMEKQTIATIARYHSAQTPSKDIKHFEHMSLEQRLVVSKLSAILRIADALDDGRQQKINKISVSIKNPRVVITCYAHDDLFLENWVFSQKSEFFKEVFGLTPVIKRRGVR; encoded by the coding sequence ATGGCAGCAAAACTATTTGGTATTATGATGATTAATGTGCAAAGTATTGAACTCTCAATTGTAAATTTACGTACCCTCCGCCAGATTGAACGGGTCCGTTCTGACGTTTCATTAGGTGAAGATATTTACGACCAACATACGATTGATTATGATTCGGTCGAACAGGCCGCTCAGGCGCTAACTGGCTTCATCCAAATCATGCATGATTATGGCGTCAGTGATTTTCATTTATGGGGGTCCTGGTCCCTGTCATCCGCTAACAATGCCGACTACATTCAAGATCAGTTGTTAGTCCGCACAGGCCTAAAGATTGACTGGTTATCTAGTAGCCAAGAAACATATTTACGTTCGGCCGCAGTCGCCGTCCACTTTCCGAAGTTCAAACAAATGAGTCAAGCACCCACCTATTTACTAGGCATTAACTCTGGCAGTGTTGGTATTTCGCACTACGACCAAGGTGCTTTTGTCTTTTCACGTAGTCTCCGGTTAGGCCCCGTCCGAATTGCTGAAGTCCTAGAAGATTTACAATCCAGTGTCCCCAATTATGTTGAGGTTTTGGACGACTATATTTCTAGTCAGATTGACGACTTTGGCCGATTCTTACCGGCCACCCGCCAGCAACCTAGTAATGTCGTCATGTTAGGCGTCCCACCGTTTTCAAATTTATTTCGCCAAGAACAAAATAAAGCCGGCGTTAAAGAATTAAGCAAAGCCGATTTTCAGGCCCTTTATCAAGATGCCATCAATGCCTCCGATCAATACTTAATGGACAAATATGAAGTCGATGAAGCGGATGTGCGCTTAATCATTCCTGAACTATTATTAATTAATGAATTGTTACAACTAACCGCAGCTAAGACCATTTGGTTCGGTAATGTAACAGCATTAGATGGGCTTATCATTCAAGAAGCCGTAAAATTAGGTTATAAAAAATATAACTTTAATGATCAAATTGTCACGGCGGCTAAAAATCTAGCCAGTCGCTATAACGTTGAACCGAAGCACCGTGATCTCGTGACGAAATTCTCCTTGCACTTATTCGATCAACTCAAGCCACTACACCACCTTGGTAAACGTGAGCGGCTATTATTACAAGTGGCCGCAATTGTTCACGACATCGGTAGTTATATTGACCCGCATCAACATTACATGCACTCAGATTATGTTTTACGAGCGACGGAATTAACCGGGCTAACGAATATGGAGAAGCAAACAATTGCGACCATCGCCCGTTATCACAGTGCCCAAACGCCTTCGAAGGATATTAAGCATTTTGAGCACATGAGTTTAGAACAACGTTTAGTCGTTTCAAAGTTATCCGCTATTTTAAGAATCGCGGATGCTTTAGATGATGGTCGGCAACAAAAGATCAATAAAATATCCGTTTCCATCAAAAATCCACGGGTGGTCATTACGTGTTATGCACATGACGATCTATTTTTAGAAAATTGGGTGTTCTCGCAAAAGTCGGAATTCTTTAAGGAGGTCTTCGGCCTAACACCTGTCATCAAACGTCGGGGGGTTCGTTAA
- a CDS encoding PaaX family transcriptional regulator C-terminal domain-containing protein, whose translation MDSTKKQLLHLISVGHLVKSSELIDIYAKRGFNAMSIRNTLSKLKKLNLIKTMKRGVYEITESGQEYIDVLNNKYIPEDHFNNIFYFVLLNIPEKNRKEKDSFKTVLTQYGFGAYLSNIYISPNDNRAEIKVVAHNMALTQYVSTISGTWDEPNLNDNLIQKIWQLDKVRTLYKTVNAFLINIKPEDLTDDSDLFNLYLDIGNFISNIFITDPFLPAELLPTDWQYHHTLQHLFSTYDKIAHTLRNSKFNKFIE comes from the coding sequence ATGGACTCAACAAAAAAACAATTATTACATTTAATTTCAGTAGGTCATTTAGTAAAATCATCAGAATTAATCGATATCTATGCTAAGCGTGGCTTCAACGCAATGAGTATCAGAAATACACTTTCTAAGTTAAAAAAGCTTAATTTAATTAAGACCATGAAACGTGGCGTTTATGAAATAACTGAAAGCGGTCAAGAATATATCGATGTGTTAAACAATAAATATATCCCTGAAGACCATTTTAATAATATCTTTTATTTTGTATTACTAAATATCCCTGAAAAAAATCGCAAAGAAAAAGATAGTTTTAAAACGGTTTTAACCCAATATGGTTTTGGCGCATACTTATCAAACATCTATATTTCTCCTAATGATAATCGCGCTGAAATTAAAGTAGTCGCCCATAATATGGCACTCACACAGTATGTATCTACTATCAGTGGCACTTGGGATGAACCAAATTTGAATGACAACCTAATACAAAAGATTTGGCAACTAGATAAAGTCAGGACGTTATATAAAACAGTAAATGCTTTCCTAATAAATATAAAACCCGAAGATTTAACTGACGACTCAGATTTATTCAATTTATATTTAGATATTGGAAACTTCATTAGCAATATTTTTATAACAGATCCATTTTTACCAGCTGAATTATTACCCACTGATTGGCAATATCACCATACATTACAACATCTTTTTTCAACATATGACAAAATTGCACACACACTTAGGAACTCTAAGTTTAATAAATTTATTGAATGA
- a CDS encoding NCS2 family permease: protein MNKIAAYFNFSELKTSMRTETVAGLTTFVSMAYILFVNPSVLGASGMDQGAVFTATALASALGCLLMGLVAKYPIAIAPGLGVNAFFTYSVVIGMGVKWETALAGVFVASIIFIIITIFKLREMIIDAIPRDMKLAISAGIGFFIAFIGLHGGGLIVANKSTVVGLGSLSVGTTWLTIFGLIVTLILMSRKVPGGIFIGMVLTSILGLVTGLIKMPTHLVSAAPSLKPTFGVALAHIGDINSLQLVIVVLTFLLVTFFDTAGTLVGLAEQAGFMKDNKMPRVGKALMADSTSMLVGSVLGTSPTSAYVESSAGIAVGGRSGMSAVVTGILFLLGLFFSPLLNVVTTQVTAPALIIVGVLMAQSLKQIQWDRFEIAVPAFLTVIGMPLTYSISDGIALGFISYVITMVATKHAKEVHPLMYVLFFVFILFLWILNV, encoded by the coding sequence ATGAATAAAATTGCCGCATATTTTAATTTTTCAGAACTGAAGACGTCGATGCGAACAGAAACGGTCGCTGGATTGACAACCTTTGTCTCGATGGCTTATATCTTGTTTGTTAACCCGAGTGTCTTAGGTGCTTCTGGGATGGATCAAGGGGCCGTCTTCACTGCAACGGCGTTAGCTTCTGCTTTAGGCTGTTTACTCATGGGATTAGTCGCTAAGTATCCGATTGCGATTGCACCAGGGTTAGGGGTCAATGCTTTCTTCACGTATTCCGTGGTTATCGGGATGGGTGTTAAGTGGGAAACGGCTTTAGCTGGTGTGTTCGTGGCGTCGATCATCTTCATCATTATTACGATCTTCAAGTTGCGTGAAATGATTATTGATGCGATTCCACGGGATATGAAGTTAGCTATCTCGGCTGGGATTGGTTTCTTCATTGCTTTCATCGGGTTGCATGGCGGTGGTTTGATTGTTGCCAACAAGTCAACTGTAGTTGGTCTAGGTTCATTGAGTGTCGGTACGACATGGTTAACCATCTTTGGGTTAATCGTAACGTTGATCTTAATGAGCCGTAAAGTTCCCGGTGGGATCTTTATTGGGATGGTCTTAACCTCGATTTTGGGCTTGGTGACTGGCTTGATTAAAATGCCAACTCATTTGGTTTCAGCGGCACCATCCTTAAAGCCGACCTTTGGGGTTGCGCTAGCACATATTGGCGATATTAATAGCTTACAATTAGTGATTGTTGTCTTGACGTTCCTGTTGGTTACGTTCTTTGATACTGCTGGGACGTTGGTCGGCTTGGCTGAACAAGCTGGCTTTATGAAGGATAATAAGATGCCACGGGTCGGAAAAGCCTTAATGGCTGACTCAACATCGATGTTAGTCGGTTCCGTTTTAGGGACTTCCCCAACTTCAGCTTATGTTGAATCATCTGCTGGGATTGCCGTGGGTGGTCGTTCTGGGATGAGTGCGGTGGTGACAGGAATCTTGTTCTTGTTAGGCTTGTTCTTCTCACCATTGTTGAACGTGGTCACCACGCAAGTAACGGCGCCAGCGCTAATTATTGTCGGGGTATTGATGGCACAATCTTTGAAGCAGATTCAATGGGATCGTTTTGAAATCGCAGTGCCAGCCTTCTTAACTGTTATCGGGATGCCGTTAACTTATAGTATCTCGGATGGGATTGCGTTAGGGTTCATCAGTTATGTGATTACGATGGTAGCAACGAAGCATGCCAAAGAAGTTCATCCGTTAATGTACGTGTTGTTCTTCGTCTTCATCTTATTCCTCTGGATTTTGAATGTTTAA
- a CDS encoding RNA-guided endonuclease TnpB family protein, with translation MTLRAIKTRIYPQINQQEKIINNFGCCRFVWNQLLSMQIERHNNGGAYVNEFGMNDLIKCLKQEYPFLKQAESTSLLHVSRDLHHAFQKLFKEHVGFPKFKSRKFPKQSYQSNSVNHNISQTSQHLIRLPKLGNIAFKSGRQLTGKIKNVTIRLSATGKYYAIVLVDNDVQKLPKTKQSVGIDMGVADLMITSDGVKYPTIRFDKALSQKKHYWEKRLARRRLQAMQEIAWDKHNQVVEPRELNDFSNYRKARLMVAKYNEKIANQRNNYLHQLTKKLVTLYDVIKIEDLKTKNLLSNHRLARAIANQAWRELRTQLEYKCAWYGKQLVTVNPRKTSQICADCGYDDGKHGLAIRQWTCPKCGVNHDRDINAAKNILNA, from the coding sequence ATGACACTGCGGGCAATTAAAACAAGAATATACCCTCAAATTAATCAACAAGAAAAAATCATTAACAACTTTGGTTGCTGTCGTTTTGTTTGGAACCAACTATTGAGCATGCAGATTGAGCGCCATAATAACGGTGGCGCCTACGTCAACGAATTTGGCATGAATGATCTGATTAAGTGTCTCAAACAGGAATACCCATTCCTCAAGCAAGCGGAATCAACCAGTCTTTTACATGTTAGTCGTGATTTACATCATGCTTTTCAGAAATTATTTAAGGAACACGTTGGTTTTCCGAAGTTCAAATCACGTAAGTTTCCCAAACAGAGTTATCAGTCTAATTCAGTCAATCATAATATTAGTCAAACAAGCCAACACCTGATCAGATTACCCAAACTAGGAAATATTGCCTTTAAATCTGGCCGACAACTCACCGGTAAGATTAAGAATGTCACAATCCGGCTATCCGCTACCGGCAAATATTACGCCATTGTGTTAGTCGATAATGACGTCCAAAAACTGCCTAAAACTAAGCAATCGGTTGGGATTGATATGGGCGTAGCGGATCTAATGATTACCAGTGATGGGGTCAAATATCCCACCATTCGTTTTGATAAAGCCTTATCGCAAAAGAAACATTACTGGGAAAAACGGCTAGCCCGACGTCGGTTACAAGCCATGCAAGAAATTGCGTGGGATAAACACAATCAAGTAGTAGAGCCGCGTGAATTGAACGACTTCAGTAATTATCGCAAGGCGCGTCTCATGGTTGCCAAATATAACGAAAAAATCGCTAATCAGCGAAATAACTATTTGCATCAACTCACCAAGAAACTGGTAACGTTGTACGATGTGATTAAAATTGAAGATTTGAAAACCAAAAATCTTCTCAGCAATCATCGGTTAGCTCGAGCAATTGCCAATCAAGCCTGGCGGGAACTGCGCACTCAGCTTGAATATAAATGTGCTTGGTATGGTAAGCAGCTGGTCACTGTGAACCCTAGAAAAACTAGCCAAATCTGTGCTGACTGTGGTTATGATGATGGCAAGCATGGGCTCGCTATTCGGCAATGGACATGTCCAAAATGTGGCGTTAACCACGATCGGGACATTAACGCCGCCAAAAACATATTGAATGCTTAA
- a CDS encoding phosphorylcholine transferase LicD: MSLTSLHQVELRLMQTVVNICDAEHIDYFLIGGSLLGAIRHQGFIPWDDDIDIGMRREDYQRFLTVANRHLDPNAFFLQTGASDPDYGLSYMKLLDVNTYIEEKNNVNNAFKGVFVDIFPFDKIPADEDLRRSQLMHYKLADAAILLRLNYNFVKTPLRQRLIKRTPQQLAEVNRLKQEREGYMRLYEQSDSRTYKNLASQYDYDKEILSYAELTQLELAPFESMQVKIPQAYDAILTRMYGDYMQLPPENQRVEKHLNKLIINNHDSLQ; this comes from the coding sequence ATGTCGCTGACATCGTTGCATCAAGTCGAATTACGCTTAATGCAGACCGTCGTTAACATCTGCGATGCGGAACACATTGATTACTTTTTAATTGGTGGTTCCTTACTGGGCGCCATCCGTCATCAAGGCTTTATTCCTTGGGACGATGATATTGATATCGGGATGCGCCGAGAAGACTATCAACGATTTTTAACTGTTGCCAATCGCCACTTAGACCCTAATGCTTTTTTCTTACAAACTGGCGCTAGTGATCCCGATTATGGGCTCAGTTATATGAAGCTATTGGATGTTAATACGTATATTGAAGAAAAAAATAACGTCAATAATGCTTTTAAAGGGGTTTTTGTCGACATCTTTCCGTTTGATAAAATTCCAGCGGATGAAGATCTCCGTCGCTCCCAACTCATGCATTATAAATTGGCGGACGCAGCCATTTTGTTACGTTTAAATTATAACTTTGTAAAAACGCCGTTACGGCAACGATTAATTAAGCGAACACCGCAACAACTAGCCGAGGTCAATCGTCTTAAACAAGAACGTGAAGGCTACATGCGGCTATATGAACAGTCTGATTCGCGGACTTATAAAAATCTAGCATCGCAATACGATTATGACAAAGAGATTCTCTCTTACGCCGAATTAACGCAGTTAGAACTCGCACCCTTCGAATCAATGCAAGTTAAGATTCCACAGGCTTACGATGCTATCTTGACGCGGATGTATGGTGATTACATGCAACTGCCACCAGAAAATCAACGAGTTGAAAAACATCTGAACAAACTAATCATTAATAATCATGACAGCTTACAATAG
- the ppx gene encoding exopolyphosphatase, producing MENFAVIDLGSNSCRMTITQIQADGSYAVTHRLKEMVRLSENEDVTAVPTLQPAAIDRTIAALKTFKTVYDELPNLTLKAVATAATRKASNQKKFLKQVKTELGLDIEVIPGNTEAYYDYLGVVNTLPSTNCVMMDTGGGSCEIVLIVNGQAKQLISLPIGAVSLSEKFALADQIPANQLFKAMTFVDKLFNSVWWLRNGLNLPLVCLGGSNRTIAKINRHQSDFLNFEAIHGYRLKDIDIYHTFDEILAQDATGRAKIPGLAKDRADIIVGGMIPAITLMRFLDADRMTFSQNGLREGILFEHLTALAEQNSKIITE from the coding sequence ATGGAAAATTTTGCCGTAATTGACTTAGGGTCCAATTCATGTCGGATGACGATCACGCAAATTCAAGCGGATGGTAGTTATGCCGTTACCCATCGACTCAAAGAAATGGTACGACTCTCTGAGAACGAGGATGTCACAGCGGTACCAACCTTACAACCAGCTGCCATTGACCGCACTATTGCGGCCTTAAAAACGTTTAAAACCGTCTATGATGAACTACCAAACTTGACCCTTAAAGCGGTTGCCACCGCGGCGACACGGAAAGCGAGTAATCAAAAAAAGTTTTTGAAGCAAGTCAAAACGGAACTTGGCTTAGACATCGAAGTCATCCCCGGCAACACTGAAGCTTATTATGACTACCTGGGTGTGGTGAACACGTTACCAAGCACCAATTGTGTCATGATGGATACCGGCGGCGGCAGTTGCGAAATAGTCCTCATCGTTAATGGTCAGGCCAAACAATTGATTAGTTTACCGATTGGCGCCGTTAGTTTATCTGAAAAATTTGCCTTAGCTGATCAAATTCCTGCTAATCAATTATTTAAAGCGATGACTTTTGTTGATAAATTATTTAATAGCGTGTGGTGGTTACGTAATGGTCTGAACCTCCCCTTAGTTTGTCTAGGTGGTAGTAACCGAACCATTGCCAAAATCAATCGCCACCAGAGTGATTTTCTGAACTTTGAAGCGATTCACGGCTACCGTTTAAAAGACATTGACATTTATCACACTTTTGATGAAATCTTAGCCCAAGATGCCACGGGCCGGGCCAAGATTCCCGGGCTCGCTAAAGATCGGGCTGATATTATCGTCGGCGGGATGATACCGGCCATCACCTTGATGCGTTTCTTAGATGCTGACCGGATGACCTTTTCTCAAAACGGCTTACGAGAAGGTATCTTATTTGAACATTTAACTGCCTTAGCGGAACAAAACAGTAAAATTATCACCGAATAA
- a CDS encoding MarR family winged helix-turn-helix transcriptional regulator, which translates to MNNAELDKLLNTYFDAYQKTLTMMTDLVAWPLSQNQLSFEQFLILRRIATVNQVTLNDIAVQRQVTRSAISRQIKSLLALHYVFQVPDQQDRRRLYLHLTEQGQRIESLIDRAITQHFDMWVKKLGDTQIAGVLGQVITLNQQVEQLEQQKHSTES; encoded by the coding sequence ATGAATAATGCGGAACTTGATAAGTTGTTGAATACCTACTTTGATGCCTATCAGAAAACATTGACAATGATGACTGACTTAGTTGCCTGGCCATTGAGTCAAAATCAGCTTTCTTTTGAACAATTCTTGATTTTAAGACGTATTGCAACGGTTAATCAAGTCACCTTAAATGATATTGCGGTGCAACGGCAGGTGACACGGAGTGCGATTTCACGGCAGATTAAGTCGTTGTTAGCTTTGCACTATGTCTTTCAGGTGCCTGATCAACAAGACAGACGCCGGTTATATTTGCATTTGACCGAGCAGGGGCAACGGATTGAATCTTTAATTGACCGAGCCATTACCCAACATTTTGATATGTGGGTTAAAAAATTGGGGGATACACAAATTGCGGGGGTCCTCGGGCAGGTCATTACTTTGAATCAACAAGTTGAACAGTTAGAACAACAGAAGCATTCAACCGAGTCCTAA
- a CDS encoding YbhB/YbcL family Raf kinase inhibitor-like protein, translating into MENNLIPTDPFQLTSDNLTSNQPVPFDQLGVEGAANLSPQLSWTGFKPETKSFALTMYDLDAPTGSGFWHWALYDIPATITNLSTDAGNPTQKNLPFGSKHLKNDARLPFYAGPAPFPGTGKHRYLIAVTALDIEKLKIDSEATPAMLNLTMMSHTVGRATLMVTAEIK; encoded by the coding sequence ATGGAAAATAATTTAATACCAACTGATCCGTTTCAACTAACAAGTGATAATCTGACATCTAATCAACCGGTTCCGTTTGATCAATTAGGTGTTGAGGGCGCTGCGAATCTTTCACCCCAGTTAAGTTGGACTGGCTTTAAGCCTGAAACCAAGAGTTTTGCTCTTACTATGTATGATTTAGATGCTCCGACTGGTTCTGGATTTTGGCATTGGGCACTATATGATATTCCTGCAACTATAACCAATTTGTCAACTGATGCTGGTAATCCGACTCAAAAAAATTTACCATTCGGATCTAAACATCTTAAAAATGATGCTCGGTTACCATTTTATGCTGGTCCAGCACCTTTCCCGGGGACTGGGAAGCATCGATATTTGATAGCAGTTACAGCGCTTGATATTGAAAAATTAAAGATTGATTCAGAGGCAACACCCGCAATGTTGAATTTAACAATGATGTCGCATACAGTTGGTAGAGCTACTTTGATGGTAACGGCAGAGATTAAGTGA
- a CDS encoding Spx/MgsR family RNA polymerase-binding regulatory protein — MTVNLYYSTSSKSSRSARAWLVANSIAFNERDIIANPLDRDELKQILRLTENGFEDIVSTRSKAFKALHIDLSELGFNQLLDLLVEKPQLLKRPIIYDGRRLQIGYNEEDIRAFLPRSVRKSELREIQQKLYDDDQQAVG, encoded by the coding sequence GTGACAGTAAATTTATATTATTCAACATCTAGTAAGTCAAGCCGTAGTGCCCGCGCATGGTTGGTTGCTAATAGCATTGCCTTCAATGAACGTGACATTATCGCAAACCCGCTGGATCGCGATGAATTGAAACAAATCCTCCGGCTAACTGAAAATGGCTTCGAGGACATTGTTTCAACGCGGTCAAAAGCTTTTAAGGCTTTGCATATTGATTTATCAGAGCTAGGGTTTAATCAGTTATTGGACCTATTGGTTGAAAAGCCACAACTATTGAAACGACCAATTATCTATGATGGTCGGCGGTTGCAAATTGGGTATAACGAAGAAGATATTCGGGCATTTCTACCACGTTCAGTGCGTAAGTCTGAATTACGAGAAATTCAACAAAAACTATATGATGATGATCAACAAGCAGTTGGTTAA
- a CDS encoding RNA degradosome polyphosphate kinase yields MNYHKESYYTNRELSWMDFNYRVLGEARDKDNPLLERVRFLSITQSNLDEFFTVRVASLRKLISVNYTQVDSAGMSPAEQVAAISDQAHEMVQRQYNTLNRSLLPLLEQHGIRLLKIDDLTPSQYNFVKNYFDDELYPALTPMADDSSRPFPFIGNNTLNIALRIYKNGNKKERKFATVQVPDVFPRVVVLPGAENQFMLIEDIIKAFVGSLFINYTVKETSAYRVIRDLDLDVAEEDTSDLLKEVQKQLKMREHGKVMRLEVEKTMSKHQRNRLTKALGSQESSLYVINGPLDLTFLSKLVKAVTGHADLNYPAYHAYYPAVYREQSIFDLIKAHDILMQYPYDDFQPVVDFIHEAAEDKNVLAIKMTLYRVSADSPIIKYLGQAAQNGKQVTVLVEVKARFDEENNVHWAKKLEEMGCHVIYGLIGLKTHCKLALVVRRENEGIKRYMHMGTGNYNDVTAHFYTDMGLFTADTDMGIDASNIFNMLSGYSEPPYFHKLHISPDGIRDFINEKLTAEIEIAKTGRPALVKMKMNSLSDPQIISKLYEASHAGVKIQLIIRGICCLRTGIKGVSDNIEVHSIIGRLLEHSRIYYFSNDGEPQIYLASADMMTRNLNRRVELLFPLLQPEIRDRAQAIFETMWHDTVKTRILQADNQYVKCDRRGLPTLDSQATFMHQAELKVAADHPTPTPTSSAHQFIPMMSPKNDPNPLNDEGDA; encoded by the coding sequence ATGAATTATCATAAAGAAAGTTATTACACCAATCGCGAATTAAGCTGGATGGACTTTAACTATCGGGTCTTAGGTGAAGCCCGGGATAAGGACAATCCACTACTAGAACGGGTCCGTTTTTTGAGTATCACGCAAAGTAACCTTGATGAATTTTTCACCGTGCGGGTGGCCTCATTGCGAAAACTCATTTCGGTCAACTACACCCAAGTGGATTCAGCTGGCATGTCACCAGCCGAACAAGTCGCGGCGATTAGTGACCAGGCCCACGAAATGGTCCAACGACAATACAACACGTTGAACCGTTCCTTATTACCTTTGCTTGAACAACACGGGATTCGGTTACTCAAAATCGACGACTTGACCCCTAGCCAATATAATTTCGTTAAAAATTATTTCGATGATGAATTATATCCAGCGCTAACGCCGATGGCCGATGATTCTTCACGGCCATTCCCATTCATCGGTAATAATACATTAAATATTGCACTCCGCATTTATAAAAATGGCAATAAAAAAGAACGCAAATTTGCCACCGTGCAAGTACCGGATGTCTTCCCTCGCGTTGTCGTTTTACCTGGCGCTGAAAATCAATTTATGCTGATTGAAGACATTATTAAAGCATTTGTCGGCTCATTATTTATTAACTACACCGTCAAAGAAACTAGTGCCTATCGTGTTATTCGGGATTTAGACTTGGATGTGGCTGAAGAAGATACTTCCGATTTATTAAAGGAAGTCCAAAAGCAACTTAAAATGCGTGAACATGGTAAAGTCATGCGCTTAGAAGTTGAAAAAACGATGAGCAAGCATCAACGCAACCGGTTGACTAAAGCACTTGGCAGTCAAGAAAGTTCCCTGTATGTCATTAACGGGCCACTAGACTTAACTTTTCTTTCCAAGCTCGTTAAAGCAGTTACCGGGCACGCTGATTTGAACTACCCGGCTTATCACGCTTATTACCCAGCCGTCTACCGGGAACAATCGATTTTTGACCTCATCAAGGCCCATGATATTTTAATGCAATATCCTTACGATGACTTTCAGCCCGTTGTGGACTTTATTCATGAAGCCGCTGAAGATAAGAACGTTTTAGCAATCAAAATGACGCTCTACCGAGTTTCAGCAGATTCACCGATTATTAAGTACTTGGGTCAAGCTGCCCAAAATGGCAAACAAGTTACCGTATTAGTTGAGGTTAAAGCGCGCTTTGATGAAGAAAACAACGTTCATTGGGCTAAAAAGTTAGAGGAAATGGGTTGTCACGTCATTTATGGCTTGATTGGTCTCAAAACTCACTGTAAGTTAGCCTTAGTGGTGCGGCGGGAAAATGAAGGTATCAAACGCTACATGCACATGGGGACTGGGAACTATAACGACGTGACCGCACACTTTTACACTGATATGGGCCTTTTCACGGCTGATACTGATATGGGGATTGATGCTTCCAACATTTTCAACATGTTGTCTGGCTATTCTGAACCACCCTACTTCCACAAATTGCATATTTCACCCGATGGCATTCGTGACTTCATTAACGAGAAGTTAACGGCCGAGATTGAGATTGCTAAAACTGGACGGCCAGCACTGGTCAAGATGAAGATGAATTCACTATCCGATCCCCAAATTATCAGTAAGCTCTATGAAGCTTCACATGCCGGCGTGAAAATCCAACTGATTATTCGCGGTATTTGTTGCTTACGCACGGGGATTAAAGGCGTTTCTGATAATATCGAGGTTCATTCGATTATCGGTCGCCTGCTAGAACATAGTCGTATCTACTACTTTAGCAATGACGGTGAACCACAGATTTACCTTGCCAGTGCGGATATGATGACCCGTAATCTTAATCGGCGGGTTGAATTGCTATTCCCACTTTTGCAACCAGAAATTCGTGACCGTGCGCAAGCGATTTTTGAAACCATGTGGCACGACACCGTCAAAACGCGGATTTTACAAGCTGACAATCAATACGTCAAGTGTGATCGTCGTGGCTTACCAACCTTAGACTCACAAGCGACTTTCATGCACCAAGCGGAGCTCAAAGTGGCGGCCGACCATCCCACACCAACGCCAACCAGTAGCGCCCATCAATTTATTCCAATGATGAGCCCGAAAAATGACCCGAACCCTTTAAACGATGAAGGAGATGCCTAA